The following proteins are encoded in a genomic region of Gimesia algae:
- a CDS encoding FAD binding domain-containing protein — MRDFEYEAPTSLADAVGLLAKSNGNARPLAGGTDLIDHVRTGRLSTDLIVDLKKIPELMVLEVTDAGLRLGAAVPCYQIYNHPGILEKYTAIADSSNIIGGMQIQNRASVGGNLANAGAAADSTPALIALDATVVIQGPSGTKEVAVDQFCTGPGQNVLEPGEIIVELKFPPRPEHSGSHYRRFIPRNEMDIAVVGVGASVVLDESGENFVSARIGLGAVAAKPFYAQEASELLAGQPVNDETIKKAGEAARSVIHPITDMRGTEEFRLHVTGVLTERVLKKAVERARG, encoded by the coding sequence ATGCGAGACTTTGAATATGAAGCCCCCACTTCACTGGCAGACGCCGTCGGTCTGCTGGCCAAAAGTAATGGAAATGCCCGCCCGCTCGCGGGGGGAACCGATTTAATTGACCATGTCCGGACCGGTAGATTATCGACCGACCTGATTGTCGATCTGAAAAAGATTCCGGAACTGATGGTGTTAGAAGTGACTGACGCGGGTCTGCGTCTGGGAGCAGCGGTTCCCTGTTACCAGATCTACAACCATCCGGGAATTCTGGAAAAATACACTGCCATTGCTGACAGCAGCAATATTATTGGTGGCATGCAGATTCAGAACCGGGCCAGCGTCGGGGGGAACCTGGCGAATGCCGGTGCCGCCGCGGATTCCACGCCGGCGTTGATCGCACTCGATGCGACAGTGGTGATTCAGGGACCTTCCGGAACCAAAGAGGTTGCCGTCGATCAGTTCTGCACGGGACCAGGCCAGAATGTTCTGGAACCGGGTGAAATTATCGTCGAACTCAAATTTCCACCACGACCTGAGCACAGCGGTTCCCATTATCGGCGGTTTATTCCCCGGAATGAAATGGATATCGCGGTTGTCGGCGTGGGTGCCTCTGTCGTTCTGGATGAGAGTGGTGAAAACTTTGTGTCCGCCCGCATTGGTCTGGGAGCGGTCGCTGCCAAACCATTTTACGCCCAGGAAGCCAGCGAACTCCTGGCTGGTCAGCCGGTGAATGATGAGACGATTAAAAAAGCAGGAGAGGCGGCTCGGTCCGTGATCCATCCGATTACTGACATGCGGGGAACGGAAGAATTCCGCCTGCATGTGACGGGCGTCTTGACGGAACGTGTTTTGAAAAAAGCGGTCGAACGTGCTCGCGGATAA
- a CDS encoding (2Fe-2S)-binding protein, producing the protein MAKKRIVTATVNGREEEFLCQPRQTLLEVLRNTLNLTGAKEGCSNGNCGACSVLIDGKAINTCMVLAVEAEGAEIETIEGLAPGDGLDPLQEAFLENAALQCGICTPGYIMSAKAFLDENPNPTEEEIRFSMAGNLCRCTGYDKIVRAIQQAAETRCAQSTSCEKETV; encoded by the coding sequence ATGGCGAAGAAACGGATCGTAACCGCGACTGTCAATGGGCGTGAAGAGGAATTCCTCTGCCAGCCCCGGCAGACATTGCTCGAAGTCTTGCGAAATACACTGAATCTGACAGGAGCCAAAGAAGGCTGCTCCAACGGTAACTGTGGTGCCTGTTCGGTATTGATTGATGGGAAAGCCATCAATACCTGCATGGTGCTGGCCGTGGAAGCCGAGGGCGCTGAGATTGAAACGATTGAAGGCCTGGCACCCGGCGATGGACTGGACCCGCTGCAGGAAGCGTTTCTGGAAAACGCGGCGCTGCAGTGTGGCATCTGCACGCCCGGTTATATCATGTCGGCCAAGGCGTTTCTGGATGAGAATCCGAACCCGACCGAAGAAGAAATTCGATTTTCGATGGCGGGCAATCTGTGTCGTTGCACCGGTTATGACAAAATCGTACGTGCCATCCAGCAGGCTGCGGAAACACGATGTGCTCAATCTACCTCATGTGAGAAGGAGACTGTCTAA
- a CDS encoding RbsD/FucU family protein: MLKNIPPILSPDLMYVLMKMGHGDDIVLADGNFPADSHAQRLVRLDGHSVPDILEAILQFFPLDSFVEQPAGVMNPVDDQTPTPPIWQTYADLIQQHDSRKTGLEKIERFEFYERARNAYAIIATSESALYANLILKKGVVTT, from the coding sequence ATGCTGAAAAATATTCCCCCTATCCTCTCGCCTGATCTGATGTATGTCCTCATGAAAATGGGGCACGGTGATGACATTGTCCTTGCGGACGGTAATTTCCCCGCCGACTCCCACGCCCAGCGTCTCGTCCGACTCGACGGGCACAGCGTTCCGGATATCCTGGAGGCGATCCTGCAGTTTTTCCCTCTGGATTCTTTCGTGGAACAACCTGCAGGAGTGATGAACCCGGTCGACGACCAGACCCCCACACCCCCCATCTGGCAAACTTATGCAGATCTTATTCAACAGCATGACTCCCGCAAGACGGGACTGGAAAAAATCGAACGCTTTGAATTCTATGAACGGGCCAGAAACGCCTACGCCATCATCGCCACCAGCGAATCAGCCCTGTATGCCAACCTGATCCTCAAAAAAGGCGTGGTGACCACTTAG
- a CDS encoding response regulator transcription factor: MNISPQKRVLIIDDDEGLTEPLQMAMEAAGYEVLVAHDGNEGLMKIERDAPDLVLLDLVMPRRSGFAVLDSITNYKQRAPRVIMVTGNSEPKYRELALDRGVDRFIPKPYHIEDLVEAVNELLKPE, encoded by the coding sequence ATGAACATATCTCCTCAAAAACGCGTACTGATTATTGATGACGACGAAGGTCTGACTGAACCGCTTCAAATGGCCATGGAAGCCGCCGGGTACGAGGTTTTGGTTGCCCACGACGGAAACGAAGGTCTGATGAAAATCGAGCGTGACGCGCCCGATCTGGTTTTGCTGGATCTGGTCATGCCCCGCCGCAGCGGTTTCGCCGTCCTCGACAGCATCACCAATTACAAACAGCGCGCCCCGCGCGTCATTATGGTGACGGGAAACAGCGAACCCAAATACCGCGAACTGGCCCTCGATCGCGGCGTCGACCGCTTCATCCCCAAACCCTACCACATCGAAGACCTGGTCGAAGCAGTCAATGAACTGCTGAAACCCGAATAA
- a CDS encoding adenylosuccinate synthase, with translation MSATSVIGLQWGDEAKGKIVDLLSEQHEIVVRYLGGNNAGHTVKFDGKTYKLSLLPAGVLNPNVTSVITGGVVINPKAFLQEMASIAEQNGPIEASRLLISDRAHVIFPYHMQEEVVFEQSRKEKAIGTTMRGIGTCYRDKAGRTHAIRMGDLVRPEFFRARLEEIVAYKNKIFQALDPEAEPLDVDAIYEEYSGYAEQLKDHVVDTNTYLLNAVAEKKKLLFEGAQGSLLDIDHGTFPYVTSSNSSGCGIHNGSGVSERYIDKMIGVVKAYTTRVGGGPFVTELHDEIGQRIRDVGNEYGTVTGRPRRCGWFDAVATRYGANISGVDCIAVMLLDVLSGLDELKICEAYDVNGKQVIDFPSHILDLEQSKPVYRTIAGWKEDITGVRRMEDLPENAIAYIKAIEEIIGKPVEIVSVGPDREQTILLK, from the coding sequence GTGTCAGCGACGTCGGTAATCGGATTACAGTGGGGCGATGAAGCCAAGGGCAAAATTGTAGATTTACTCTCGGAGCAGCACGAAATCGTCGTGCGGTACCTGGGAGGGAATAACGCAGGCCACACTGTTAAATTTGACGGAAAGACTTATAAACTCTCACTTTTGCCGGCGGGAGTCCTGAATCCGAACGTCACATCCGTGATTACGGGCGGCGTCGTCATCAATCCCAAGGCCTTCCTGCAGGAAATGGCCTCCATTGCCGAACAGAATGGTCCGATTGAAGCCAGTCGGCTGTTGATCAGTGACCGGGCTCATGTGATTTTTCCCTATCATATGCAGGAAGAAGTCGTTTTTGAGCAGAGCCGCAAAGAAAAAGCGATTGGTACAACCATGCGGGGGATTGGGACCTGCTACCGCGACAAAGCGGGTCGGACCCACGCCATTCGGATGGGAGATTTAGTACGTCCTGAGTTTTTCCGTGCCCGTCTGGAAGAAATCGTCGCCTACAAAAATAAGATTTTTCAGGCGCTCGATCCGGAAGCGGAGCCATTGGATGTGGACGCGATCTACGAAGAATATTCGGGTTATGCCGAACAACTGAAGGATCATGTCGTCGACACCAATACGTATCTGCTGAATGCAGTCGCTGAGAAGAAAAAACTTCTGTTCGAAGGCGCTCAGGGAAGTCTGCTGGATATCGACCATGGCACGTTTCCTTATGTGACCTCTTCCAACAGTTCCGGTTGTGGAATTCATAATGGCAGTGGAGTCTCCGAACGCTATATCGATAAGATGATCGGCGTTGTGAAGGCTTATACCACCCGCGTGGGAGGCGGGCCGTTCGTGACTGAACTGCATGATGAAATCGGTCAGCGGATTCGCGACGTGGGGAACGAATATGGTACGGTTACCGGTCGTCCTCGACGCTGTGGCTGGTTCGATGCCGTCGCCACCCGTTATGGTGCCAACATCAGTGGTGTAGACTGCATTGCCGTGATGCTGCTGGATGTTTTGAGTGGCCTGGATGAACTGAAGATCTGCGAAGCCTATGATGTAAATGGCAAACAGGTCATCGACTTTCCCAGCCATATTCTGGATCTGGAACAGTCAAAACCCGTGTATCGGACCATTGCAGGCTGGAAGGAAGACATTACCGGCGTGCGTCGCATGGAAGATCTGCCGGAAAATGCGATTGCCTACATCAAAGCGATCGAAGAAATCATCGGCAAACCTGTGGAGATTGTTTCCGTGGGACCGGATCGTGAGCAGACGATTCTGTTGAAGTAG
- a CDS encoding MoaD/ThiS family protein — translation MPRLFIPPLLKPYCKGAAEVVVEGTTVREAVESLDELYPGVKERLCPEGTLRAGLAVTVDQNVTPRGLSEKVTPESEIHFLPAIGGG, via the coding sequence ATGCCTCGTCTGTTTATTCCTCCGCTGCTCAAACCCTATTGCAAAGGGGCAGCAGAAGTTGTTGTGGAAGGAACGACCGTCAGGGAAGCGGTTGAGTCTTTAGACGAGTTGTATCCCGGCGTCAAAGAGCGACTCTGCCCGGAGGGCACACTCAGGGCAGGGCTCGCGGTGACCGTCGATCAGAACGTGACCCCCCGCGGTCTGTCTGAGAAGGTGACCCCCGAAAGTGAAATTCACTTTCTACCCGCAATTGGCGGCGGGTAG
- the sucC gene encoding ADP-forming succinate--CoA ligase subunit beta, which produces MKIHEYQAKQLFREAGIPVPEGMIAKTVEEAVAAFEKLDRPLVVVKSQIHAGGRGKGRFKEHPDQAGVVLARSAEEVRENAERMLGSTLVTIQTGEEGKQVNTLFIEQGLDIAQELYLGCVVDREAGGPVLILSTEGGMEIEVVAEESPEKILSEPFSIHTGLLGFQARKLAFKLGMEGKTVRSAEKFLCQMSRFFIENDCSMTEINPLVITGEGELVALDAKVSFDENAMFRHKPLEELRDLTEEEPAEVDAGNAGLSYVKLDGNIGCLVNGAGLAMSTMDLIKHHGGEPANFLDVGGGANVDQVSEAFRIILADDNVKAVLVNIFGGIMKCDTIVTALLEAYEKVGFTVPLVVRLEGTNVDKAREMLAGSGRDIISATDLTDAAQKVVATLSS; this is translated from the coding sequence ATGAAAATTCACGAATATCAGGCCAAACAGTTGTTTCGCGAAGCCGGAATTCCCGTACCTGAGGGAATGATAGCGAAAACCGTAGAGGAAGCGGTGGCCGCCTTTGAAAAACTGGATCGTCCTTTAGTGGTTGTGAAGTCACAAATTCACGCCGGCGGCCGCGGTAAAGGTCGTTTTAAAGAACACCCCGATCAGGCAGGCGTTGTACTAGCGCGATCTGCTGAAGAAGTCCGTGAGAATGCGGAACGCATGCTGGGTTCAACGCTGGTGACGATCCAGACGGGTGAAGAAGGCAAGCAGGTCAACACGCTGTTCATCGAGCAGGGACTGGATATCGCCCAGGAGTTGTATCTGGGTTGTGTGGTCGACCGCGAAGCAGGTGGCCCGGTTTTGATTCTCTCGACGGAGGGGGGAATGGAAATCGAAGTGGTAGCAGAAGAGAGTCCGGAAAAAATTCTGAGCGAGCCGTTTTCAATCCACACCGGGCTGCTCGGTTTTCAGGCCCGCAAGCTGGCGTTCAAGCTGGGGATGGAAGGAAAAACCGTTCGCAGTGCCGAGAAGTTCCTGTGCCAGATGAGCCGCTTCTTTATTGAAAATGACTGCAGCATGACTGAAATCAACCCGCTGGTGATTACCGGCGAGGGAGAACTGGTGGCGCTGGATGCCAAGGTTTCGTTTGATGAGAACGCGATGTTCCGTCACAAGCCTCTGGAAGAACTGCGAGACCTGACGGAAGAAGAACCCGCTGAAGTGGACGCGGGTAATGCAGGATTAAGCTACGTCAAACTGGATGGAAATATTGGTTGTCTCGTAAACGGAGCCGGTCTGGCGATGAGTACGATGGACCTGATCAAGCATCATGGCGGCGAACCAGCCAACTTCCTGGACGTAGGTGGCGGAGCAAACGTCGATCAGGTGTCCGAAGCGTTTCGGATTATTCTGGCGGATGATAACGTGAAAGCGGTTCTGGTAAATATTTTTGGCGGGATCATGAAGTGCGACACAATTGTGACCGCGCTGCTGGAAGCCTACGAGAAGGTTGGTTTCACAGTACCTCTGGTGGTGCGTCTGGAAGGGACTAACGTGGATAAGGCTCGCGAGATGCTGGCCGGAAGCGGTCGGGATATTATCTCAGCAACAGACCTGACCGATGCCGCCCAGAAAGTCGTTGCCACATTAAGTTCATAA
- a CDS encoding xanthine dehydrogenase family protein molybdopterin-binding subunit, translated as MATIDETRTAEGSEEAPQYKVIGTRPIRHDGADKVTGRALYGADIKVKGMIYGAVLRSPHAHANIKSIDTSKAEAFPGVRAVATSADLPEPGDKIAELGEGAVVLNHLSSNNLARTKVLYKGHAVAAVAADNLHIAQEAASLIEVEYEVLPPVLNVLKAMEDSAPVLNPDVRTEEASTGETGDKPSNVAKHIVFEKGDLEKGFADAKYVVEREFRTSTVHQGYIEPHVATVLWNNDGQITVWTPTQGTFSVRSQMAELLHVPLARVKVVPAEIGGGFGGKISVYLAPAAAVLSRKAGVPVQIVMDRADVLQATGPTPGSFIRIKMGVDADGRLTAAEAWMAYEAGGYPGSPIGAGAMCVFSCYDIPNGRVEGYDVCVNKPRTNAYRAPGATNAAFATETVVDELCEQLGMEPVEFRLLNASKEGTRRIDGVTYPRIGLVETLEAIKNSEHYNTPLTGKNQGRGIGSGFWFNAGLKSAVTATVNSDGSVGLLEGSTDIGGSRTAIAMQFAEAIGLAAEDIKPAVVDTDSVGYTDVTGGSRVTYATGWAAYEAAQDLKRQIVSRAAELWEVDPDLVSYEDGSVIGPDKSMTFKEIAIELSLGGEPLVGRGVSNHNEPGGAFGTHLVDVEVDPDTGKVDILRYTAAQDCGTAIHPAYVEGQIQGGAVQGIGWGLNEEYWYDEEGSMRNANFLDYRIPTCYDLPMIDALIVEVPNPGHPYGVRGVGEVPIVPPPAALEAAIHNAVGVRMYELPMSPPRVLHELLKKES; from the coding sequence ATGGCGACCATTGATGAAACCAGAACCGCAGAAGGTAGCGAAGAGGCTCCTCAATATAAGGTGATCGGAACCCGCCCGATTCGTCATGACGGGGCAGACAAAGTGACCGGTCGTGCATTGTACGGGGCGGACATCAAAGTCAAAGGCATGATCTACGGCGCGGTTCTGCGAAGCCCGCATGCCCATGCCAATATTAAATCGATTGATACCTCAAAAGCCGAAGCTTTCCCGGGTGTGCGAGCCGTCGCCACCAGCGCGGATCTGCCGGAACCCGGTGATAAAATTGCCGAGTTGGGGGAAGGGGCTGTCGTCCTGAACCATCTGAGCAGCAACAATCTGGCCCGCACCAAAGTGCTTTACAAAGGACACGCAGTCGCTGCGGTTGCCGCCGACAATCTGCATATCGCACAGGAAGCCGCCAGTCTGATCGAAGTCGAATATGAAGTGCTGCCACCAGTCTTGAATGTGCTGAAAGCGATGGAAGATTCGGCACCTGTTTTGAATCCGGATGTGCGGACGGAAGAAGCCTCCACCGGCGAAACAGGGGACAAGCCGAGTAATGTTGCCAAGCATATCGTGTTTGAAAAAGGGGATCTCGAAAAGGGATTCGCCGACGCGAAATATGTAGTTGAACGAGAATTTCGCACATCGACCGTGCATCAGGGGTATATCGAACCGCACGTGGCGACCGTATTGTGGAACAACGATGGTCAGATTACGGTCTGGACTCCGACGCAAGGCACGTTTTCGGTCCGCTCGCAGATGGCAGAGTTATTGCATGTGCCCCTGGCTCGCGTGAAAGTGGTCCCTGCAGAAATCGGCGGGGGATTTGGTGGCAAGATTTCCGTTTATCTCGCACCAGCGGCTGCCGTCTTATCCCGTAAAGCAGGGGTTCCCGTTCAAATTGTGATGGACCGGGCAGACGTGCTGCAGGCAACCGGCCCCACCCCCGGTTCCTTTATCAGAATCAAGATGGGCGTCGATGCAGATGGCCGTCTCACCGCCGCCGAGGCCTGGATGGCTTATGAGGCAGGCGGTTATCCCGGCTCTCCGATTGGTGCCGGTGCGATGTGTGTCTTCTCCTGCTATGACATTCCCAACGGTCGTGTGGAAGGTTATGACGTTTGCGTCAACAAGCCGCGCACCAACGCGTATCGCGCACCGGGAGCGACCAACGCCGCATTCGCGACAGAAACCGTCGTGGATGAACTGTGCGAGCAACTGGGCATGGAACCGGTGGAATTCCGTCTGCTCAACGCTTCGAAAGAAGGGACACGGCGGATTGACGGCGTGACTTATCCCCGCATCGGCCTGGTGGAAACACTGGAAGCCATCAAGAACAGCGAGCATTATAATACGCCACTGACCGGTAAAAATCAGGGGCGGGGCATTGGCTCCGGTTTCTGGTTTAATGCAGGGCTGAAATCAGCCGTGACCGCGACCGTCAACTCGGATGGTTCTGTGGGTCTGCTGGAAGGTTCCACCGATATCGGTGGCTCCCGCACCGCGATTGCCATGCAGTTTGCGGAAGCGATCGGACTGGCAGCGGAAGACATCAAGCCGGCTGTGGTCGATACCGACAGTGTGGGCTATACCGATGTGACCGGCGGAAGCCGTGTCACGTATGCGACGGGCTGGGCTGCTTATGAAGCCGCTCAGGACCTGAAGCGGCAGATCGTCAGCCGGGCTGCTGAACTGTGGGAAGTGGATCCCGATCTTGTTTCCTACGAAGATGGTTCCGTGATCGGTCCTGATAAGTCCATGACCTTCAAGGAAATTGCCATCGAATTATCTCTGGGAGGTGAGCCGCTGGTGGGACGTGGTGTCTCCAATCATAATGAACCCGGTGGCGCGTTCGGAACACATTTAGTAGACGTGGAAGTCGATCCGGATACCGGGAAAGTAGATATTCTACGTTATACGGCTGCCCAGGACTGTGGTACCGCGATTCATCCTGCATATGTCGAAGGACAGATTCAGGGGGGCGCCGTACAGGGGATTGGCTGGGGATTGAACGAAGAATACTGGTACGACGAAGAAGGCAGCATGCGCAATGCCAACTTCCTCGATTACCGGATTCCGACCTGCTATGACCTGCCGATGATCGACGCACTCATTGTGGAAGTACCCAACCCGGGGCATCCCTATGGTGTACGGGGCGTGGGAGAAGTTCCCATCGTACCGCCGCCGGCGGCTCTGGAAGCAGCGATTCACAACGCAGTTGGCGTGCGGATGTATGAACTGCCGATGTCACCACCACGCGTGCTGCATGAACTGTTGAAGAAAGAATCCTGA
- the pruA gene encoding L-glutamate gamma-semialdehyde dehydrogenase encodes MARKKASSISNQNFEQRTQELGEQIWGLLERREPTMFEKRWWDDRILSWAMADESVKVQMFRFVDVLPMLRSHESIVRHLHEYFEDVRKHLPWAARIGLELSTPNSVLGRALALNARSNARRMASRFIAGSTVDEVHRTVDRLRNENFTFTLDLLGEAVISEVEAEAYLQSYLDLIRGLSPRVRKWSENVQLDWDNQGHLPRTNVSIKLSALCSQFKPNDPVGTMAAVQPRLRTLLRQAIKYDAYLHVDMEQNSYKPLTLEIFKQTLMEKEFRDFDNVGIVIQAYQPQAEADLMDLLKWVKKRKTPVWVRLVKGAYWDYETITSEYRNWPIPVFQEKWESDANYEKLTQILLQNFQWLRPAFGSHNMRSLAHAIAVAHELDVPPSAYEIQMLYGMGKEQAQVFAEMGHRVRIYTPFGELIPGMAYLVRRLLENTSNDSFLRQSFSEHVNLETLMMNPSDHASKSNRKKASAEEKHFQNEPLTDFSLEESRQKMREALEAVEDQFGKEYPLLINGRAIDTKATLTSRNPSHLSESLGTISSASADDAIDAIDAARRAFPGWSRTEPQYRAEYLELIAANMRRKRFELAAWMVYECGKPWEEADGDVVEAIDFCMYYADQMRKLADPQHCDVPGEENVYFYRPRGTVAVIAPWNFPLAILTGMTAAALVTGNTVVMKPAEQSSVVAAKLMDLIHESGIPDGVVNFLPGIGEEVGPELVGSPDVEMITFTGSRDVGLAINEAASDTDIRQKMVKRVVAEMGGKNAIIVDDDADLDEAVLGVIHSAFNYAGQKCSACSRVIVLESIHDTFVSRLVEATKSLKIGPAEDPGTVVGPVIDQDAKQRILEYIEIGKEEATLALACDTSELEEEGYYVGPHIFTDVDPTCQIAQEEIFGPVLAVMKAEDFEEAITIANDTPYALTAGIFSRSPAHLQKARMELMAGNIYLNRNITGAMVERHPFGGFKMSGMGSKTGGPDYLLQFLVPVNVTENTMRRGFAPTAVGEDEDEE; translated from the coding sequence GTGGCACGAAAAAAAGCGTCTTCCATTTCGAACCAGAATTTTGAACAGCGAACGCAGGAGCTCGGCGAGCAGATCTGGGGTCTGCTGGAGCGCCGCGAACCGACCATGTTCGAAAAACGCTGGTGGGATGATCGAATTCTATCCTGGGCAATGGCCGATGAGTCTGTCAAAGTGCAGATGTTCCGTTTCGTGGACGTGCTGCCTATGCTTCGCTCGCATGAATCGATCGTCAGGCATCTGCACGAATATTTTGAAGATGTCCGCAAGCATCTCCCCTGGGCGGCCCGCATTGGTCTGGAACTTTCGACGCCGAACTCAGTGCTCGGCAGAGCCCTGGCTCTGAACGCCCGCTCCAATGCCCGGCGGATGGCCAGCCGGTTTATCGCTGGTTCTACCGTTGATGAAGTGCACCGCACCGTCGATCGACTTCGCAATGAAAACTTCACCTTCACTCTGGACCTGCTGGGGGAAGCTGTCATCAGTGAAGTGGAAGCTGAAGCTTATCTGCAGTCCTATCTCGATCTGATCAGAGGCCTTTCTCCCCGCGTTCGCAAATGGTCAGAAAATGTGCAGCTCGACTGGGACAACCAGGGACACCTGCCCCGCACCAATGTTTCGATTAAGCTCTCGGCGCTCTGCAGCCAGTTCAAACCCAACGACCCCGTAGGCACCATGGCAGCGGTTCAGCCCCGCCTGCGTACTCTGCTGCGACAGGCCATAAAATATGATGCCTACCTGCACGTCGATATGGAGCAGAATTCCTATAAGCCACTCACGCTGGAAATCTTCAAGCAGACGCTGATGGAAAAAGAGTTCCGCGATTTCGATAACGTCGGCATTGTGATTCAGGCTTATCAGCCCCAGGCCGAAGCCGATCTCATGGATCTCTTGAAATGGGTCAAAAAACGCAAGACGCCTGTCTGGGTGCGACTGGTCAAAGGCGCTTACTGGGATTACGAAACGATCACATCCGAGTACCGTAACTGGCCGATTCCCGTCTTCCAGGAAAAATGGGAGTCGGATGCGAACTACGAGAAACTGACGCAGATCCTGCTGCAGAACTTCCAGTGGCTGCGACCGGCCTTCGGCAGTCATAACATGCGCAGCCTGGCACATGCGATCGCCGTTGCCCACGAACTGGATGTCCCCCCTTCTGCCTATGAAATTCAGATGCTGTACGGAATGGGCAAAGAGCAGGCGCAGGTCTTTGCCGAGATGGGCCATCGGGTCCGCATTTATACGCCGTTCGGCGAACTGATTCCCGGCATGGCCTACCTGGTCCGTCGCCTGCTGGAAAATACTTCTAACGACTCTTTCCTTCGACAAAGCTTTAGCGAGCATGTCAATCTGGAGACCTTGATGATGAACCCGTCTGATCACGCCAGCAAATCCAACCGAAAAAAAGCGTCCGCCGAAGAAAAGCATTTCCAGAACGAACCACTCACCGATTTCAGCCTGGAAGAATCACGCCAGAAGATGCGGGAAGCACTCGAAGCTGTCGAAGATCAGTTCGGCAAAGAGTATCCGCTACTGATTAACGGGCGGGCCATCGATACCAAAGCCACGCTCACCTCACGCAATCCTTCGCATCTCTCGGAATCGCTGGGAACCATTTCCTCCGCCTCCGCCGACGATGCGATTGATGCTATTGATGCCGCCCGACGGGCATTCCCCGGCTGGTCCAGGACCGAACCACAATACCGCGCGGAATACCTGGAACTGATCGCCGCCAACATGCGTCGCAAGCGTTTTGAACTGGCGGCCTGGATGGTCTACGAATGCGGTAAACCCTGGGAAGAAGCAGACGGCGATGTCGTCGAAGCGATCGACTTCTGCATGTACTACGCCGACCAGATGCGAAAACTGGCAGACCCTCAACATTGTGACGTACCCGGCGAAGAAAATGTTTACTTCTATCGTCCCCGGGGAACTGTCGCCGTCATCGCCCCCTGGAATTTCCCACTGGCGATCCTGACCGGCATGACAGCCGCCGCCCTGGTCACCGGCAATACCGTCGTCATGAAACCAGCCGAACAGTCTTCAGTAGTCGCAGCCAAACTGATGGACCTGATTCACGAATCAGGCATCCCCGATGGCGTGGTCAATTTCCTCCCCGGGATCGGTGAAGAAGTCGGTCCGGAACTGGTCGGCAGCCCGGATGTGGAAATGATTACCTTCACTGGTTCTCGCGATGTTGGTCTTGCGATTAATGAAGCGGCTTCCGATACCGATATTCGTCAGAAAATGGTTAAGCGTGTGGTCGCAGAAATGGGCGGCAAAAACGCGATCATTGTAGATGACGACGCCGACCTGGACGAAGCCGTCCTGGGTGTGATTCATTCTGCCTTCAACTACGCCGGCCAGAAATGCTCTGCCTGCTCGCGGGTGATTGTGCTCGAATCCATTCACGACACATTCGTCAGTCGTCTGGTCGAAGCCACAAAGAGTCTGAAGATCGGTCCTGCAGAAGACCCTGGTACTGTCGTCGGCCCGGTCATTGATCAGGATGCCAAACAGAGAATCCTCGAATATATCGAAATCGGTAAAGAAGAAGCCACACTGGCGCTGGCCTGCGATACTTCAGAACTGGAAGAGGAAGGTTACTATGTCGGGCCGCATATTTTCACCGACGTCGACCCCACCTGTCAGATCGCACAGGAAGAAATCTTCGGACCGGTTCTGGCAGTTATGAAAGCCGAAGACTTTGAGGAAGCGATTACCATCGCCAACGATACACCATATGCCCTGACTGCCGGCATCTTCAGTCGCAGCCCGGCTCACCTGCAGAAAGCCCGCATGGAGTTGATGGCGGGAAACATCTACCTGAACCGCAACATCACGGGCGCGATGGTCGAACGCCATCCGTTTGGCGGTTTCAAAATGTCAGGCATGGGCAGCAAGACCGGCGGCCCCGATTACCTGCTGCAGTTCCTGGTTCCCGTCAACGTCACCGAAAACACCATGCGTCGCGGCTTCGCCCCCACAGCAGTTGGCGAAGACGAAGATGAGGAATAA